The Hypanus sabinus isolate sHypSab1 chromosome 3, sHypSab1.hap1, whole genome shotgun sequence genome contains a region encoding:
- the LOC132390732 gene encoding plectin-like, with translation MSAQSSIKSTPPSDKGSKPTSSKPTQALSGVPSAAMSARSGIKSMAPSDKGSKPTSSKSTQARAKAEAAKVRLRYARQKAVLKMKLAIREAEIQKELAIREAEIQKEKAAREAEIQKEAEKAAREAERAAKEAERAARKAEAAKVRLRYARQEAVLKMKLATREAEIQKERASRQREEAAREAEIQKERASRQREEAARETEIQKERAARQREEAAREAEIQKERAAREAEKAARQREEAAMAEAEYIEEAEGSRDLTEARSTLERTRLERTSDYVQSQIDRQARLPSPYVFDNFPSYEEPQRVTIASHPYEEGNLPSRLRDEVKNERTDNAPSPPQQDGGEGEFHSRTTIVSSNCTEVCGQTQSSRSCSKICLTEVYPKEAQQDITKRKVTDETLGQSVFVETEHGNKLAQSAQDTISLKPKDTKVFRDEANNGVAPLPFREPRQRSPDNKEQAVKRFTSLWKTQKRKPEMQQRTQLAHEVLCTLMAEVTAIINAQSFLPVSSDPENPFILLPSTLLTQKAGAPPPPGDFSDKDLYTKQWRQVQALANQFWPRWRQKYLPLLQQREKWTEPRRNLQVEDLVLLRDKQIARNSWPMARITATFPSGDGHVRKIELKTTDQGDVKIYQRPVTEVILLLPND, from the coding sequence gcaatgtcagctcgatccgggatcaagtcgatggcgcccagcgacaagggcagtaaaccaacatcaagtaagtccacccaggcaagagccaaggcagaagccgccaaggtgcgactgcgttacgccagacaaaaagcagttttgaaaatgaaactggccatcagagaagccgaaatccagaaagaactggccatcagagaagccgaaatccagaaagaaaaggctgccagagaagccgaaatccagaaagaagccgaaaaggctgccagagaagccgaaagggctgccaaagaagccgaaagggccgccagaaaggcagaagccgccaaggtgcgactgcgttacgccagacaagaagcagttttgaaaatgaaactggccaccagagaagccgaaatccagaaagaaagggcctccagacaaagagaagaggctgccagagaagccgaaatccagaaagaaagggcctccagacaaagagaagaggctgccagagaaaccgaaatccagaaagaaagggccgccagacaaagagaagaggctgccagagaagccgaaatccagaaagaaagggccgccagagaagccgaaaaggctgccagacaaagagaagaagctgccatggcggaagcagagtacatagaagaagctgaagggtcgcgtgatctgaccgaagcaagatctactttagaaaggaccagactggaacgcacaagcgactatgtacaatctcaaatagacaggcaggctcgtctcccctctccatacgtattcgataacttccccagctacgaggaacctcagagagtcacgattgcatcacatccatacgaggaaggaaatttaccctcacggctccgtgatgaagtcaagaatgaaagaaccgacaacgctccttcacccccacaacaggacggcggggagggagagtttcactccaggacaacaattgtcagctcgaactgtacagaagtttgcggtcaaactcagtcaagccgttcttgttccaagatctgtctcactgaggtgtaccctaaagaagcacaacaagacattaccaagcgtaaagtaaccgacgagacgctaggtcagtcagtcttcgttgaaaccgagcacggaaacaaacttgcacaatcagctcaagataccatttctttaaaacccaaagacaccaaggtcttcagagatgaagcaaataatggggttgccccattgcctttcagagaaccacgccagcgctcaccagataacaaagagcaggcagtcaaacggttcacgtccttatggaaaacccagaaaaggaaacctgagatgcagcaacgcacccaattggcccacgaggtattgtgcaccctaatggcagaggtcacagccattataaacgcacaatcattcctacctgtgtcttctgacccagaaaacccctttatacttttgccatcaacgctccttacgcagaaggcaggagcacctcctccaccaggagacttctcagacaaggatttgtacacaaagcaatggagacaagtccaggctctggcaaatcagttctggcctcgctggagacaaaaatatctacctttgttgcaacagagagaaaagtggacagaaccccgaaggaatcttcaagttgaagacttagtcctgctcagggacaagcaaatcgcccgcaacagctggccaatggccagaatcactgctacattccctagcggggatggacatgtcaggaagatcgaattgaagactaccgaccaaggcgatgtgaaaatttaccaaaggccagttacagaagttattctacttctacccaatgactga